The Apium graveolens cultivar Ventura chromosome 6, ASM990537v1, whole genome shotgun sequence genome contains a region encoding:
- the LOC141667456 gene encoding uncharacterized protein LOC141667456 yields MPRPGPRPYECVRKVWHSDSRHQPIRGSLIQEIFRVVHEIHCPATKKNKEWQEKLPIVVLKAEEIMYSKANSEAEYMDLKTLWDRTNDAINTIIRLDETMETGVFLQPCIEAALHLGCTPRRASRSQRNITPSYYLSPKGPDKITVSSSNLQNSVLGNHGTTNQFLSGYSDANKTSISCMSMPSQSHAVYPLFFGDLQPNDSRFNFGTSSSFNFGAPSKLSSPSKIPLASSKSIEADIKETIGNSYESGCDLSLRLGCLDSPREIIETRIDKDLGNLNLMTPQGNKLIDSSIQIDKSFFKKSYFCESVDTCSCDRVIDAEKLNLKKTPRKRTAIMDHPREDKHFSWHPKLPYHDCTGRARNAEP; encoded by the exons ATGCCTAGACCAGGTCCAAGACCATACGAGTGTGTTAGAAAAGTTTGGCATAGTGATAGTCGACACCAACCCATCAGAGGTTCCCTCATTCAAGAAATCTTCAG GGTTGTGCATGAGATTCATTGCCCAGCAACTAAAAAGAACAAAGAATGGCAAGAAAAGCTCCCAATTGTTGTCCTCAAAGCTGAAGAAATTATGTACTCCAAGGCCAATTCTGAG GCTGAGTATATGGATCTGAAAACACTTTGGGACAGAACAAATGATGCCATTAACACAATTATTCGACTAGATGAAACTATGGAAACTGGGGTTTTCTTGCAGCCTTGTATCGAAG CTGCTCTGCATTTGGGATGCACACCAAGAAGAGCCTCAAGGAGCCAACGGAATATTACGCCAAGTTATTACCTTAGTCCAAAAGGTCCTGACAAAATAACTGTTTCCTCAAGCAATTTGCAGAACTCGGTGCTAGGAAATCATGGAACTACTAATCAGTTTTTGTCTGGTTATTCAGATGCCAATAAAACTAGTATATCCTGTATGAGTATGCCATCTCAGAGCCATGCTGTTTACCCCTTATTTTTTGGAGATCTTCAACCAAATGATTCCCGGTTTAATTTCGGTACATCTTCCAGCTTTAATTTCGGTGCCCCTTCCAAATTAAGTTCTCCCTCCAAGATACCATTGGCTTCAAGTAAGTCCATTGAAGCGGATATCAAAGAAACCATTGGTAACTCGTATGAATCAGGGTGTGATCTATCATTGCGGCTGGGCTGTCTTGATAGTCCACGTGAGATAATTGAGACTAGAATTGACAAAGATTTGGGGAATCTCAATTTAATGACCCCCCAAGGAAACAAATTGATTGATTCATCAATACAAATTGACAAGTCTTTCTTTAAAAAATCTTATTTTTGTGAGTCTGTGGACACCTGTTCTTGTGATCGGGTTATAGATGCCGAAAAGCTAAATTTAAAGAAAACTCCAAGAAAACGCACGGCGATTATGGATCATCCGCGTGAGGACAAACATTTCTCCTGGCATCCAAAGCTTCCATATCATGACTGTACTGGGAGGGCGAGAAATGCAG AGCCATGA
- the LOC141667455 gene encoding uncharacterized protein LOC141667455, which produces MFCFLHKYIYLNKSPSSRYTQYRFSKPMLNSLPNLYYILRNHILFVSCLTIITVVIMMVWSPWSLAATASCRKFRVKVKPLKLEGLDDNFWREKVMMVGINWKGEGKFVLPFSSSRRRHKDFSSERILKLGRSWLEWNDQEFENLIGLNNGHKWDVSFSILYRDAKGKMVVTGKGCLNLAKLASEGVFQSETKILINLKAPEFRTQTNLSVLVSFAEIRNSHESREFLVPYIPQLRDQFVNEIGQGRISNQQNARRAQSARFASESLESRLSLLGSRTPLDQPKKAPLFSWKRLKSKVERLNDNKISEDCDRVHVDKQLTSSPTEETVDTNEHSKQEGQSPNISAGQWHEMDLVSRDGQTKLVAEVFLASFDQRSCKAAGESACTTLVAVISHWLFSNHDRMPTGTEFDSLIIDGSSEWRKLCDNEPIVNNFPDKHFDLETVLETGIRPVLISQEKSYVGFFSPEKFESLKGAMSFDEIWNEIGNMEEAAQPRTYIVSWNDHFFVFKVNNEAYYIIDTLGERLYEGCKQAFILKFDKSALMMTKENVHTEETTGTDKSDSKDSDVVICKGKDCCREFIKMFLAAIPLQELELEEEREAVSYYSLHQRLQIEFNFITLSSLSSPSPSSQSSDATVSASSLFSNKNDSE; this is translated from the exons ATGTTTTGCTTCTTACACAAGTATATTTATCTAAACAAATCTCCCTCTTCCAGATACACACAATATAGATTTTCAAAACCCATGCTCAACTCATTACCAAATTTATATTACATTCTTCGTAATCATATATTATTTGTTTCTTGTTTGACAATCATCACAGTAGTCATCATGATGGTATGGTCACCGTGGTCTCTGGCTGCTACTGCTTCTTGTCGAAAGTTTCGGGTCAAGGTTAAGCCATTGAAGCTAGAAGGGCTTGATGATAATTTCTGGAGGGAAAAGGTGATGATGGTTGGTATCAATTGGAAAGGAGAAGGGAAATTTGTACTACCATTCTCGTCCAGCAGAAGAAGACATAAAGATTTCTCAAGCGAAAGGATTCTGAAACTGGGAAGATCTTGGCTGGAGTGGAACGATCAAGAGTTCGAGAATTTGATTGGTCTGAATAATGGTCACAAGTGGGATGTATCATTCAGCATCTTATAT AGAGACGCTAAAGGAAAAATGGTTGTAACCGGAAAAGGATGCCTGAACTTGGCAAAATTAGCTTCAGAGGGGGTGTTCCAATCGGAAACAAAGATACTTATCAATCTAAAAGCACCGGAATTTCGCACACAAACTAACCTTTCG GTGTTAGTCAGCTTTGCCGAGATAAGAAATTCTCATGAATCAAGGGAATTCCTAGTGCCCTACATACCTCAACTAAGAGATCAGTTCGTCAATGAAATAGGACAAGGTAGAATCTCAAATCAACAAAACGCAAGGAGAGCTCAGTCTGCCAGGTTTGCCTCAGAGAGCTTAGAATCAAGACTCTCTTTACTAGGTTCACGGACTCCACTGGACCAACCTAAGAAAGCACCATTGTTCTCATGGAAAAGACTCAAATCTAAAGTAGAGAGGCTTaatgataataaaataagtgAAGACTGTGATAGGGTTCATGTTGACAAACAGCTCACCTCCTCGCCTACAGAG GAGACAGTAGATACCAATGAACATTCCAAACAAGAGGGCCAAAGCCCAAATATTTCAGCAGGTCAGTGGCATGAAATGGACCTTGTTAGCAGAGATGGGCAGACAAAGCTAGTGGCTGAAGTCTTCCTGGCTTCTTTTGATCAACGTAGCTGCAAGGCTGCAGGAGAGAGTGCATGCACAACTCTAGTAGCTGTCATTTCCCACTGGCTTTTTTCAAACCATGATAGAATGCCAACAGGAACTGAATTTGATAGTCTCATTATAGACGGTTCTTCTGAATGGAGGAAGCTCTGTGACAACGAGCCGATTGTAAATAACTTCCCAGATAAACATTTCGATCTTGAAACTGTGTTAGAGACTGGAATTCGGCCCGTCCTCATCTCACAAGAGAAATCTTATGTTGGATTTTTTAGTCCTGAAAAGTTTGAGTCCTTGAAAGGAGCCATGTCTTTTGATGAAATATGGAATGAGATTGGCAACATGGAAGAAGCAGCTCAGCCGAGGACTTACATAGTAAGTTGGAACGATCACTTCTTTGTGTTTAAAGTAAACAATGAAGCCTACTACATCATTGACACACTAGGGGAGAGGCTATATGAAGGTTGCAAGCAAGCATTTATTTTGAAGTTTGATAAATCAGCGTTAATGATGACAAAAGAAAATGTTCACACTGAAGAAACCACAGGCACAGATAAATCTGATAGCAAGGACAGTGATGTGGTTATATGCAAAGGGAAAGACTGTTGTCGGGAGTTTATCAAAATGTTTCTTGCTGCTATACCTTTACAAGAACTTGAACTGGAAGAGGAAAGAGAGGCAGTTTCTTATTATTCCCTCCATCAGCGTTTGCAGATAGAGTTCAACTTCATTACCTTATCTTCATTATCGTCACCGTCTCCATCATCCCAGTCCTCGGATGCTACTGTATCCGCATCTTCTCTATTTTCAAATAAGAATGATTCTGAGTAG